Proteins found in one Carassius auratus strain Wakin chromosome 12, ASM336829v1, whole genome shotgun sequence genomic segment:
- the LOC113112068 gene encoding THAP domain-containing protein 1-like isoform X2 — translation MAYCCVPGCRSFSRQNKDNTSFHKFPQDRELQKKWIVKIRRDIGPNFQITKNTRVCSKHFSPECFSRTLTGIRKLKGGSVPSVFTWTQQPNERKTLRSQEKWHLEEEHEEDESSTKDGPSNEECHVTEMPNTDHDYCVEPMTTEEKLVAAQEEISRLSAENEALRSNQFGIQNFMDWAFLNKTLLCVSVFHKVQSVEFV, via the exons ATGGCGTATTGTTGTGTACCGGGATGCCGGTCGTTTAGCCGTCAAAATAAAGACAATACGTCATTTCACAAATTTCCACAGGACAGAGAACTTCAGAAAAAGTGGATTGTTAAAATTCGACGGGACATTGGACCTAATTTTCAG ATTACAAAGAACACACGAGTGTGCTCGAAACATTTCTCTCCGGAATGTTTTTCAAGGACACTGACTGGAATCAGGAAGCTAAAGGGAGGTTCAGTTCCCTCCGTGTTTACATGGACTCAACAGCCAAACGAAAGGAAAACCTTACGATC ACAAGAAAAATGGCATTTAGAGGAAGAACATGAGGAAGATGAAAG TTCTACAAAGGATGGACCAAGCAACGAAGAATG TCATGTCACAGAGATGCCAAACACTGATCATGACTATTGTGTGGAGCCCATGACTACAGAGGAGAAGCTTGTGGCTGCACAAGAGGAAATTTCTCGTCTGTCTGCTGAAAATGAAGCACTCAGAAGTAATCAGTTTGGCATTCAGAACTTTATGG ATTGGGCCTTCTTGAACAAGACCTTGCTGTGCGTTTCAGTGTTTCACAAAGTACAGTCAGTAGAATTTGTGTAA
- the LOC113112067 gene encoding pseudokinase FAM20A-like — MRRDRLLVAVTLVALLAADVHFILLPRLRTWCHLPRGSCSCTNSSPENTSAATVPWTTSLNMTAVSTERGSKLERLFRHPLYNIRPPDLGPEEQLLQEDELMNYCKRKVSRWERLKKFYIEAAAASNITIPDHPVTFDPEASWLQFHLGISRYALYSGDDSIIDRLLRDMQTATIISADFTQDEKALKGACDCSQVVKPSGLHLKLALKLQDFGKAMFKPMRQERHEETPENFFYFVDFQRHNAEIAAFHLDRVLDFRRVPPVTGRFINVTGEILDITHNEELRSVFFTSPANNTCFFAKCLYVCKSEYAVCGHPDLLEGSMSAYLPGLSIAPRISIPNPWIRAYSFTGREEWEVNPLYCDNVKKLYPYNSGNRLLNIIDMAIFDFLTGNMDRHHYEIFTKFGDDGFLLHLDNARGFGRHSHDEVSILAPLTQCCMIKRSTLFRLKLLAQSEYRLSDVMRESLSRDPLTPVLTEEHLQALDRRLGHVLRTVGNCVKKLGEPQVLITDFVESSRVTSSHR; from the exons ATGAGAAGAGATCGGCTTCTGGTGGCCGTCACTTTGGTCGCCCTTTTGGCAGCAGACGTCCATTTCATCCTGCTTCCCAGACTCAGAACCTGGTGTCACCTTCCCAGAGGAAGCTGCTCATGCACCAACAGCAGCCCGGAGAACACGTCCGCTGCGACCGTCCCGTGGACCACCAGCCTGAACATGACCGCGGTCTCCACCGAGAGAGGCTCTAAGCTGGAGCGGCTCTTTAGACACCCGCTCTATAACATCCGTCCTCCAGATCTGGGTCCTGAGGAGCAGCTGCTGCAAGAGGACGAGCTCATGAACTACTGCAAGAGGAAAGTGAGCCGCTGGGAGAG ACTGAAGAAGTTCTACATCGAGGCGGCAGCAGCTTCAAACATCACTATACCGGATCAccctgtgacctttgaccccgagGCCAGCTGGCTGCAGTTCCATCTAGGGATCAGTCGCTATGCGCTGTATTCAGGAGACGACAGCATCATCGACAGACTCCTGCGAGACATGCAGACGGCCACCATCATCAGCGCAG ATTTCACTCAGGATGAGAAAGCACTGAAGGGTGCATGCGACTGCTCACAAG TGGTTAAACCCAGCGGTCTTCACCTGAAGTTGGCTCTGAAGCTCCAAGACTTTGGCAAAGCTATGTTTAAACCAATGAG ACAGGAGCGACACGAAGAGACTCCGGAAAACTTCTTCTATTTTGTCGACTTTCAGAGGCACAATGCTGAGATAGCAGCTTTCCACCTGGACAG AGTGCTGGACTTCCGGAGAGTTCCACCGGTGACGGGACGCTTCATCAACGTGACGGGGGAAATTCTGGACATAACACACAATGAAGAACTGCGCAGTGTGTTCTTCACCTCTCCAG CCAACAACACATGTTTCTTCGCCAAGTGTTTATACGTGTGTAAGTCGGAGTACGCGGTGTGTGGTCACCCGGATCTGCTGGAGGGCTCCATGTCTGCTTATCTGCCGGGTCTGAGCATCGCCCCTCGAATCTCCATCCCAAACCCCTGGATCCGCGCCTACAGTTTCACCGGGAGAGAGGA GTGGGAGGTCAACCCGTTATACTGTGATAACGTCAAAAAACTATATCCCTACAACTCTGGGAACAGACTGCTCAACATTATTGACATGGCAATATTTGACTTCCTCACAG GAAACATGGACAGACACCACTATGAGATTTTCACCAAGTTTGGAGATGATGGTTTCCTGCTCCACTTAGACAACGCCAGAGG ATTTGGCCGGCATTCTCATGATGAGGTGTCCATCCTTGCTCCGTTGACCCAGTGTTGCAT GATCAAGCGCTCCACGCTGTTCAGACTGAAGCTTCTGGCTCAGTCCGAGTACCGTCTGAGCGACGTCATGAGGGAATCCCTCTCCAGAGACCCTCTCACACCAGTCCTGACCGAGGAACACCTGCAGGCCTTGGACCGCCGGCTGGGACACGTGCTCAGGACGGTGGGGAACTGTGTAAAGAAGCTGGGAGAACCACAAGTGCTGATCACAGACTTTGTAGAGTCATCCAGAGTAACTTCCAGCCACAGGTGA
- the LOC113112068 gene encoding uncharacterized protein LOC113112068 isoform X1, whose product MAYCCVPGCRSFSRQNKDNTSFHKFPQDRELQKKWIVKIRRDIGPNFQITKNTRVCSKHFSPECFSRTLTGIRKLKGGSVPSVFTWTQQPNERKTLRSQEKWHLEEEHEEDESSTKDGPSNEECHVTEMPNTDHDYCVEPMTTEEKLVAAQEEISRLSAENEALRSNQFGIQNFMGNPKLIQFYTGFPDYDTVRAVFLALQPTAQSMASWAQVQRINQTNQHSLRVGFQAQHLSLFNQFFLFLCRIRLGLLEQDLAVRFSVSQSTVSRICVTWANYLYFMLGSLPIWPSRSAVDELMPEYFKALYPKTRVILDCTEIRVQSASSKVLNSETYSHYKGTTTLKSLVGISPDGSMTFVSSLYTGSISDKEITKSSGILNLLEEGDAVMVDKGFLIKDLLDEINATVVIPPFLGPSGQFSHEDLAHTHNIARLRIHIERAIRRIKEYHIFDRVIPLSLAGSVNQLWTVCSILTNFHGPLF is encoded by the exons ATGGCGTATTGTTGTGTACCGGGATGCCGGTCGTTTAGCCGTCAAAATAAAGACAATACGTCATTTCACAAATTTCCACAGGACAGAGAACTTCAGAAAAAGTGGATTGTTAAAATTCGACGGGACATTGGACCTAATTTTCAG ATTACAAAGAACACACGAGTGTGCTCGAAACATTTCTCTCCGGAATGTTTTTCAAGGACACTGACTGGAATCAGGAAGCTAAAGGGAGGTTCAGTTCCCTCCGTGTTTACATGGACTCAACAGCCAAACGAAAGGAAAACCTTACGATC ACAAGAAAAATGGCATTTAGAGGAAGAACATGAGGAAGATGAAAG TTCTACAAAGGATGGACCAAGCAACGAAGAATG TCATGTCACAGAGATGCCAAACACTGATCATGACTATTGTGTGGAGCCCATGACTACAGAGGAGAAGCTTGTGGCTGCACAAGAGGAAATTTCTCGTCTGTCTGCTGAAAATGAAGCACTCAGAAGTAATCAGTTTGGCATTCAGAACTTTATGGGTAATCCAAAACTCATACAGTTTTACACTGGGTTCCCTGACTATGACACTGTAAGAGCCGTTTTCTTGGCTCTACAGCCCACAGCACAGAGCATGGCCTCATGGGCTCAAGTGCAAAGAATCAATCAAACAAACCAACACTCACTGAGGGTTGGATTCCAGGCTCAACATCTCTCCCtgtttaatcagttttttttgtttctttgccgGATTAGATTGGGCCTTCTTGAACAAGACCTTGCTGTGCGTTTCAGTGTTTCACAAAGTACAGTCAGTAGAATTTGTGTAACCTGGGCAAATTATTTGTACTTCATGCTGGGGAGTCTGCCTATATGGCCAAGTAGATCTGCAGTTGATGAACTTATGCCAGAGTATTTTAAAGCTCTCTACCCCAAAACCAGAGTCATCCTGGATTGTACTGAAATTCGAGTCCAATCTGCCAGCTCTAAGGTACTGAACTCTGAGACTTACTCACACTACAAAGGCACGACTACACTCAAATCTCTGGTTGGAATTTCCCCGGATGGGAGCATGACTTTTGTGAGCAGTCTTTACACCGGAAGCATCTCTGATAAAGAGATCACCAAGTCATCTGGCATTTTGAATCTTCTCGAAGAGGGTGATGCTGTGATGGTAGACAAAGGCTTTTTAATCAAAGACCTACTTGATGAAATTAATGCCACAGTAGTTATTCCACCTTTTCTCGGCCCAAGTGGACAGTTCAGCCATGAGgatcttgcacacacacacaacattgctCGTTTGAGGATTCACATTGAACGGGCCATTCGACGAATCAAGGAATATCACATTTTTGATCGTGTGATTCCTTTGTCATTGGCTGGTTCTGTAAATCAGCTCTGGACTGTGTGTTCTATCCTCACAAATTTTCACGGTCCACTGTTTTGA
- the LOC113112066 gene encoding ubiquitin domain-containing protein 1-like isoform X1 codes for MGGCVGREREESRGRASRKRGGRNEPLKKDKPKWKSDYPMTEGQLRSKRDEFWDTAPAFEGRKEIWDALKAAAVALECNDHELAQAVVDGANITLPHGSLTECYDELGNRYQLPVYCLAPPVNLITERSEEDLSENPEPPSTQKKEFQLKVRLSTGKDVRLNASMSDTIGLLKKQLQAQEDIEPIHQRWFFSGKLLTDKTRLQDTKIQKDFVIQVIVNQPTPDH; via the exons ATGGGAGGCTGCGTGGGGCGCGAGCGCGAGGAGTCACGTGGACGCGCATCGAGGAAGCGCGGAG GTCGTAATGAGCCGCTGAAGAAAGACAAGCCCAAGTGGAAGAGTGATTACCCCATGACAGAGGGCCAGCTCCGCAGTAAGAGAGATGAGTTCTGGGACACGGCTCCAGCGTTCGAGGGCCGGAAGGAGATCTGGGACGCCCTGAAGGCCGCCGCTGTGGCTCTGGAGTGTAACGATCATGAACTGGCTCAGGCTGTGGTGGACGGAGCCAACATCACGTTACCACACG GATCCCTGACCGAGTGTTACGACGAACTAGGAAACCGATACCAGCTCCCGGTGTATTGTCTGGCTCCGCCGGTCAATCTGATCACCGAAAGAAGCGAAGAAGACCTGTCTGAAAACCCCGAGCCCCCTTCCACACAGAAGAAAGAGTTCCAGCTGAAAGTACGGCTCTCCACCGGCAAAGACGTGCGTCTGAACGCCAGCATGAGCGACACCATCGGCCTGCTCAAGAAACAGCTGCAAGCTCAGGAGGACATCGAGCCCATCCACCAGCGCTGGTTCTTCTCCGGGAAGCTCCTCACAGACAAGACCCGGCTGCAAGACACCAAGATCCAGAAGGACTTTGTTATCCAGGTCATCGTGAACCAGCCCACGCCGGACCACTAG
- the LOC113112066 gene encoding ubiquitin domain-containing protein 1-like isoform X2: MTEGQLRSKRDEFWDTAPAFEGRKEIWDALKAAAVALECNDHELAQAVVDGANITLPHGSLTECYDELGNRYQLPVYCLAPPVNLITERSEEDLSENPEPPSTQKKEFQLKVRLSTGKDVRLNASMSDTIGLLKKQLQAQEDIEPIHQRWFFSGKLLTDKTRLQDTKIQKDFVIQVIVNQPTPDH; encoded by the exons ATGACAGAGGGCCAGCTCCGCAGTAAGAGAGATGAGTTCTGGGACACGGCTCCAGCGTTCGAGGGCCGGAAGGAGATCTGGGACGCCCTGAAGGCCGCCGCTGTGGCTCTGGAGTGTAACGATCATGAACTGGCTCAGGCTGTGGTGGACGGAGCCAACATCACGTTACCACACG GATCCCTGACCGAGTGTTACGACGAACTAGGAAACCGATACCAGCTCCCGGTGTATTGTCTGGCTCCGCCGGTCAATCTGATCACCGAAAGAAGCGAAGAAGACCTGTCTGAAAACCCCGAGCCCCCTTCCACACAGAAGAAAGAGTTCCAGCTGAAAGTACGGCTCTCCACCGGCAAAGACGTGCGTCTGAACGCCAGCATGAGCGACACCATCGGCCTGCTCAAGAAACAGCTGCAAGCTCAGGAGGACATCGAGCCCATCCACCAGCGCTGGTTCTTCTCCGGGAAGCTCCTCACAGACAAGACCCGGCTGCAAGACACCAAGATCCAGAAGGACTTTGTTATCCAGGTCATCGTGAACCAGCCCACGCCGGACCACTAG
- the LOC113112069 gene encoding uncharacterized protein LOC113112069, translated as MMLKVELASENPFIRDTHCTCKAGLGHCNHLLGLLYTLAHYLKMEHKSVPPRASKTSLPQTWHVPSRTLGLKPKPISTVSVSKVKPPNSSTHRVNRTSEGILPNVYCPVPVPLPCSEFEENLRENLKASGSRSHMFKLLTASNQQKQLVTTEFGDLPLGSVLSYQLPQQTVSFEEHPTLPLPPQPCSYATVLNQEEHDFYGGLIITSEDSLHLESGTRDQSSITWHRLRAERITSTSFKRVCSRVKDFDKLAADMCAKQTIQTKAMKRGIQLEPVAAAEYEKLTGNKLFPCGLIINHHAPHLGASPDRKVVDLTADPVHGLLEIKCPNKDSFKNCSYLTNAAGNFTLKKTHEYYYQTVGQMGISGFTWCDFFVKCNSDYHLERIHFNKDEWEELKCKLDFFFFSCFLPVLCNRRV; from the exons ATGATGTTGAAG GTGGAGCTGGCTTCAGAAAACCCTTTTATCCGAGACACCCACTGCACTTGTAAAGCAGGATTGGGGCACTGTAATCATTTACTAGGACTACTATACACACTGGCTCACTACCTAAAAATGGAGCATAAATCTGTACCACCAAGAGCAAGTAAAACCTCTTTGCCTCAAACATGGCATGTGCCATCAAGAACATTAGGACTAAAGCCAAAGCCAATCAGCACAGTATCGGTTTCCAAAGTAAAACCACCAAATAGTAGTACCCATAGAGTAAACCGCACAAGTGAGGGAATTCTTCCAAATGTTTACTGCCCAGTCCCTGTCCCATTGCCCTGTAGTGAATTTGAAGAGAATCTGAGGGAAAACCTAAAAGCATCAGGCAGCAGAAGCCACATGTTTAAACTATTAACTGCCAGTAACCAACAAAAACAACTTGTCACCACAGAGTTCGGCGACTTACCTTTAGGGTCTGTTTTATCCTACCAATTACCCCAGCAGACTGTGTCCTTTGAAGAGCACCCTACACTGCCTCTTCCTCCACAACCATGCTCCTACGCAACTGTATTAAACCAGGAAGAACATGATTTCTACGGAGGTCTGATAATTACATCAGAAGATTCACTGCACCTGGAAAGTGGAACCAGGGACCAAAGCAGCATCACTTGGCATCGGCTACGCGCAGAGAGGATCACATCAACATCTTTTAAGCGGGTCTGTTCTAGAGTTAAAGACTTTGACAAGTTAGCTGCTGACATGTGTGCAAAACAAACCATTCAGACCAAAGCTATGAAAAGAGGCATACAACTTGAGCCTGTTGCTGCTGCAGAATATGAAAAACTCACTGGAAACAAATTGTTTCCCTGTGGCTTAATAATTAATCATCATGCCCCTCACCTAGGAGCCTCACCTGACAGGAAAGTAGTTGACCTTACAGCAGATCCTGTCCACGGTCTTCTCGAGATCAAATGCCCAAACAAAGACAGCTTCAAAAACTGCTCATATTTGACAAATGCAGCAGGGAACTTCACTCTAAAAAAGACCCACGAGTACTACTATCAGACTGTTGGACAAATGGGGATTAGTGGGTTTACCTGGTGTGACTTTTTTGTCAAATGCAATAGTGATTACCACCTGGAACGTATCCATTTCAACAAAGATGAATGGGAGGAGCTGAAGTGTAAgcttgattttttctttttcagctgttTCTTACCTGTTCTCTGCAACAGGAGAGTGTAA